CAAAGGGCATCTCGATATTCATAGTGCCGAAATACATACTGAACGAAGACGGTACCCCAGGCAAACGCAACGACTACCAGATCGCCAATATCGAAGAGAAAATGGGTATCCACGGCAGCGCCACATGCCTAATAAATTTCGGCGACAACAACGAATGCTATGCCGAACTTCTGGGCGAAGAAAGGGAAGGCATGAAGATCATGTTCCAGATGATGAACGAGGCACGCCTTGCTGTCGGCATGCAGGGCATTGCAAGCGCGTCCATCGCATATCTCCATGCGCTTCAGTATGCCAAGGACAGGCTCCAGGGCTCTTCCCTGCTGGAAATGAAAAATCCTGAAGCCCCCAGGGTTCCGATCATCCAGCATGCCGATGTCAGGCGCAACCTCTTATGGATGAAATCGAATGTCGAGAGCATGAGGGCACTTGGCTATTTCATCGCATACTGTTTCGACAGGTGCCTTGTGGCCGAAAACGCCGAGGAAATGGATAAGTGGCTTGGGCTGGCCGAGGTCCTTACGCCGATCTGCAAGGCCTACTGTTCGGATGTGGCATTCAAGGTCACCGAGACCGCCATGCAGGTCTATGGCGGATACGGATACTGCGCCGAATACCCTGTGGAGCAGTTCCTCAGAGACGAAAAGATCGCCTCCATCTATGAAGGAGCAAACGGCATACAGGCGCTCGACCTGATCGGCCGCAAGCTCGGCATGAAAAAAGGCACGTATTTCATGGGGCTTCTGGGCGAGATGAACGCCACAATTGCAAAATTCAAGGATACGGAAGGCCTTAAGGACCTGGCCGATGACGTTCAGGCGGGTGTAAACACTCTGGCCGAGATGGCGATGTTCTTTGCAAAGTGCGGCAAAGAAGGCAAATTCCTCATTCCCGTCAATAATGCATACCCGTTCCTTATGCTCATGGGCAAGGTTGTCTCTGCATGGTTCATATTCTGGCAGGCGGGCATTGCAGAGAAGAAGCTCTCTGCTATCGCCGCCGAGAAGGGCGTTACAGATACGGCGCAGCTTGCCAAAATAAGCAAGGATGCGGCATTTTATATCGGCAAGATAAACGCCGCCAAATTCTTCATCAGGAATGTTCTGCCTGAAATCGAAGGCATTGTGAAAGGCATCAAGAAAGAAGACATGTCCAACCTGGAGATCCCTGAAGAAAGCTTTGCGTCATAAAGTTCGT
Above is a genomic segment from Desulfomonilia bacterium containing:
- a CDS encoding acyl-CoA dehydrogenase, with translation MAQMILDERDQQFILYEMLDVEKLCEKPRFADFSKDMFDMMLAEAQKMAVEEIFPTLAESDKEGCRLENGQVYVPKCFERVFKLFCEGGWIGMSFPPEEGGQGVPVTVRTAATEWFFHNFAFICYPFACEGAAHLIMTYGTEEQKHKYIPKMLAGQWGGTMVLTEPGAGTDLGNMTTKAIRQPDGTFRIQGTKIFITAGDQNLTENIIHPVLARIEGDPAGTKGISIFIVPKYILNEDGTPGKRNDYQIANIEEKMGIHGSATCLINFGDNNECYAELLGEEREGMKIMFQMMNEARLAVGMQGIASASIAYLHALQYAKDRLQGSSLLEMKNPEAPRVPIIQHADVRRNLLWMKSNVESMRALGYFIAYCFDRCLVAENAEEMDKWLGLAEVLTPICKAYCSDVAFKVTETAMQVYGGYGYCAEYPVEQFLRDEKIASIYEGANGIQALDLIGRKLGMKKGTYFMGLLGEMNATIAKFKDTEGLKDLADDVQAGVNTLAEMAMFFAKCGKEGKFLIPVNNAYPFLMLMGKVVSAWFIFWQAGIAEKKLSAIAAEKGVTDTAQLAKISKDAAFYIGKINAAKFFIRNVLPEIEGIVKGIKKEDMSNLEIPEESFAS